In Tursiops truncatus isolate mTurTru1 chromosome 19, mTurTru1.mat.Y, whole genome shotgun sequence, a genomic segment contains:
- the CDC42EP5 gene encoding cdc42 effector protein 5 isoform X2 has product MPVLKQLGPAQPKKRPERGALSISAPLGDFRHTLHVGRGGDAFGDTSFLSRHGGGPPPEPRPPPAGAPRSAPPPAVPQPPPPALRAPAPADPLLSFHLDLGPSMLDAVLGVMDAERPGAAAAKPDVDPGPGAQHPRARCLPNADLELDDVIGL; this is encoded by the coding sequence ATGCCGGTCCTGAAGCAGCTGGGCCCCGCGCAGCCCAAGAAACGGCCGGAGCGCGGCGCTCTGTCCATCTCCGCGCCGCTCGGCGACTTCCGGCACACTCTGCACGTGGGGCGCGGCGGCGACGCCTTCGGAGACACTTCGTTCCTGAGCCGCCACGGCGGCGGGCCACCCCCTGAGCCCCGGCCGCCGCCCGCGGGGGCCCCGCGCTCCGCGCCGCCGCCCGCCGTGCCGCAGCCCCCGCCGCCCGCCCTCCGCGCGCCAGCGCCCGCCGACCCGCTGCTGTCCTTCCACCTGGATTTGGGCCCCTCCATGCTGGACGCAGTGCTGGGCGTCATGGACGCGGAACGCCCGGGCGCTGCTGCCGCCAAGCCCGACGTGGACCCCGGCCCCGGGGCGCAGCACCCTAGGGCCCGTTGCCTCCCCAACGCGGACCTCGAGCTGGACGACGTCATCGGCCTGTAG